The following are encoded together in the Zea mays cultivar B73 unplaced genomic scaffold, Zm-B73-REFERENCE-NAM-5.0 scaffold_113, whole genome shotgun sequence genome:
- the LOC118473724 gene encoding cytochrome c oxidase subunit 3-like, with the protein MGVKGGLHTTGAKWFMIESQRHSYHLVDPSPWPISGSLGALATTVGGVMYMHSFQGGATLLSLGLIFLLYTMFVWWRDVLRESTLEGHHTKAVQLGPRYGSILFIVSEVMFLFAFFWASSHSSLAPTVEIGGIWPPKGIGVLDPWEIPLLNTPILPSSGAAVTWAHHAILAGKEKRAVYALVATVLLALVSTGFQGMEYYQAPSTISDSIYGSTFFLATGFHGFHVIIGTLFLIVCGIRQYLGHLTKKHHVGFEAAAWYWHFVDVVRLFPFVSIYWWGGI; encoded by the coding sequence ATGGGGGTGAAGGGGGGTTTACATACAACCGGGGCAAAGTGGTTTATGATTGAATCTCAGAGGCATTCTTATCATTTGGTAGATCCAAGTCCATGGCCTATTTCGGGTTCACTCGGAGCTTTGGCAACCACCGTAGGAGGTGTGATGTACATGCACTCATTTCAAGGGGGTGCAACACTTCTCAGTTTGGGCCTAATATTTCTCCTTTATACCATGTTCGTATGGTGGCGGGATGTTCTACGTGAATCCACGTTGGAAGGGCATCATACAAAAGCTGTACAATTAGGACCTCGATATGGTTCTATTCTCTTCATAGTCTCGGAGGTTATGTTCCTTTTTGCTTTTTTTTGGGCTTCTTCTCATTCTTCTTTGGCACCTACGGTAGAGATCGGAGGTATTTGGCCCCCAAAAGGGATTGGGGTTTTAGATCCTTGGGAAATCCCTCTTCTTAATACCCCTATTCTCCCTTCATCCGGAGCTGCCGTAACTTGGGCTCATCATGCTATACTCGCGGGGAAGGAAAAACGAGCAGTTTACGCTTTAGTAGCAACCGTTTTACTGGCTCTAGTATCCACTGGCTTTCAAGGAATGGAATATTACCAAGCACCCTCCACTATTTCGGATAGTATTTATGGTTCTACCTTTTTCTTAGCAACTGGCTTTCATGGTTTTCATGTGATTATAGGTACTCTTTTCTTGATCGTATGTGGTATTCGCCAATATCTTGGTCATCTGACCAAGAAGCATCACGTTGGCTTTGAAGCAGCTGCATGGTACTGGCATTTTGTAGACGTGGTTCGGTTATTCCCATTTGTCTCTATTTATTGGTGGGGAGGTATATGA
- the LOC118473723 gene encoding ATP synthase subunit alpha, mitochondrial — MEFSPRAAELTTLLESRMINFYTNLKVDEIGRVVSVGDGIARVYGLNEIQAGEMVEFASGVKGIALNLENENVGIVVFGSDTAIKEGDLVKRTGSIVDVPAGKAMLGRVVDALGVPIDGKGALSDHERRRVEVKAPGIIERKSVHEPMQTGLKAVDSLVPIGRGQRELIIGDRQTGKTAIAIDTILNQKQMNSRGTNESETLYCVYVAIGQKRSTVAQLVQILSEANALEYSMLVAATASDPAPLQFLAPYSGCAMGEYFRDNGMHALIIYDDLSKQAVAYRQMSLLLRRPPGREAFPGDVFYLHSRLLERAAKRSDQTGAGSLTALPVIETQAGDVSAYIPTNVISITDGQICLETELFYRGIRPAINVGLSVSRVGSAAQLKAMKQVCGSSKLELAQYREVAAFAQFGSDLDAATQALLNRGARLTEVPKQPQYEPLPIEKQIVVIYAAVNGFCDRMPLDRISQYEKNILSTINPELLKSFLEKGGLTNERKMEPDASLKESALNL, encoded by the coding sequence ATGGAATTCTCACCAAGAGCTGCGGAACTCACGACTCTATTAGAAAGTAGAATGATCAACTTTTACACGAATTTGAAAGTGGATGAGATCGGTCGAGTGGTCTCAGTTGGAGATGGGATTGCACGAGTTTACGGATTGAACGAGATTCAAGCAGGAGAAATGGTGGAATTTGCCAGCGGTGTGAAAGGAATAGCCTTGAATCTTGAGAATGAGAATGTAGGTATTGTTGTCTTTGGTAGTGATACCGCTATTAAAGAAGGAGATCTTGTCAAGCGCACTGGATCTATTGTGGATGTTCCTGCGGGAAAGGCCATGTTAGGCCGTGTGGTCGACGCCTTGGGAGTACCTATTGATGGAAAAGGGGCTCTAAGCGATCACGAACGAAGACGTGTCGAAGTGAAAGCCCCAGGGATTATTGAACGTAAATCTGTCCACGAACCTATGCAAACAGGCTTAAAAGCAGTGGATAGCCTGGTTCCTATAGGCCGTGGTCAACGAGAACTTATAATCGGGGACAGACAAACTGGAAAAACAGCAATAGCTATCGATACTATATTAAACCAAAAGCAAATGAACTCAAGGGGCACAAATGAGAGTGAGACATTGTATTGTGTCTATGTTGCGATTGGACAAAAACGCTCGACTGTGGCACAATTAGTTCAAATTCTGTCAGAAGCGAATGCTTTGGAATATTCCATGCTTGTAGCAGCCACCGCTTCGGATCCAGCTCCTCTGCAATTTCTGGCCCCATATTCTGGGTGTGCCATGGGGGAATATTTCCGCGATAATGGAATGCATGCATTAATTATATATGATGATCTAAGTAAACAGGCGGTGGCATATCGACAAATGTCATTATTGTTACGCCGACCACCAGGCCGTGAGGCTTTCCCCGGGGATGTTTTCTATTTACATTCCCGTCTCTTAGAAAGAGCCGCTAAACGATCGGACCAGACAGGTGCAGGTAGCTTGACTGCGTTACCCGTGATTGAAACACAAGCTGGAGACGTATCGGCCTATATCCCCACCAATGTGATCTCCATTACAGATGGACAAATCTGTTTGGAAACAGAGCTCTTTTATCGCGGAATTAGACCAGCTATTAACGTTGGCTTATCCGTCAGTCGCGTCGGGTCCGCCGCTCAGTTGAAAGCTATGAAACAAGTCTGCGGTAGTTCAAAACTGGAATTGGCACAATATCGCGAAGTGGCCGCCTTCGCTCAATTTGGGTCAGACCTTGATGCTGCGACTCAGGCATTACTCAATAGAGGTGCAAGGCTTACAGAAGTGCCCAAACAACCACAATATGAGCCACTTCCAATTGAAAAACAAATTGTTGTTATTTATGCTGCTGTCAACGGCTTCTGTGATCGAATGCCACTAGACAGAATTTCTCAATATGAAAAAAACATTCTAAGTACTATTAATCCTGAATTACTAAAATCCTTCTTAGAAAAAGGTGGCTTAACTAACGAAAGAAAGATGGAACCTGATGCTTCTTTAAAAGAAAGCGCTTTAAATTTATGA